In Archocentrus centrarchus isolate MPI-CPG fArcCen1 chromosome 1, fArcCen1, whole genome shotgun sequence, the following proteins share a genomic window:
- the LOC115789492 gene encoding lipopolysaccharide-induced tumor necrosis factor-alpha factor homolog, with amino-acid sequence MANAQVPVATVSPLGDSPVQIACPSCHQTVLSKVDYSAGLLTYLFCGGLFFCGFVLGCCLIPFCVDRLKDAKHTCPTCKTVLGVYKRL; translated from the exons atggcaaatgcACAAGTGCCCGTTG CGACGGTCAGCCCGCTGGGAGACAGTCCCGTTCAGATTGCCTGCCCTAGCTGCCATCAGACAGTCCTTTCCAAGGTGGACTACTCCGCTGGTTTGCTCACCTACCTTTTCTGTGGAGGGCTCTTCTTCTGTGG CTTTGTTTTAGGCTGCTGCCTCATCCCGTTCTGTGTGGACCGTCTGAAGGATGCCAAGCACACCTGTCCTACCTGCAAGACTGTACTTGGCGTGTATAAACGTTTATAA